A genomic stretch from Anopheles nili chromosome X, idAnoNiliSN_F5_01, whole genome shotgun sequence includes:
- the LOC128729077 gene encoding microsomal glutathione S-transferase 1 produces the protein MSSPFDTINPEVYKAYVFWSAVLVAKMLLMAPLTAIQRFKNKAFANPEDSSAVSKKLKPKLDDPDVERVRRAHLNDMENILPFFVIGFLYLLTNPAPFLAVNLFRMVAISRILHTIVYAVVVVPQPARFFAFVGAMAPVGYMTLQTILYFMR, from the exons ATGAGCAGCCCATTCGATACGATCAACCCGGAGGTGTACAAGGCGTACGTCTTCTGGTCGGCAGTGTTAGTAGCGAagatgctgctgatggctcCACTAACTGCCATTCAGAGGTTCAAGAACAAG GCTTTCGCCAACCCTGAAGATTCCAGCGCGGTCAGCAAGAAGTTGAAGCCCAAGCTAGATGATCCAGACGTGGAGCGAGTCCGCCG GGCGCATCTGAACGATATGGAAAACATCCTGCCGTTCTTCGTCATCGGGTTCTTGTACCTGTTGACCAATCCTGCCCCCTTCTTGGCGGTTAACCTGTTCCGAATGGTCGCCATCAGCCGCATCCTGCACACGATTGTGTATGCCGTCGTCGTTGTACCTCAGCCAGCTCGGTTCTTCGCCTTCGTTGGTGCTATGGCCCCGGTGGGGTATATGACGCTCCAGACCATTCTCTACTTTATGCGCTAG
- the LOC128729213 gene encoding microsomal glutathione S-transferase 1-like, with protein sequence MTTLLNNINDEVFRTYVFWAAVLVVKMLAMSLLTGRQRFQKKVFANPEDIKSSKKDAVPKFDDPDVERVRRAHRNDLENILPFFTIGLLYMLTNPEPFIAINLFRVVAICRILHTLVYAVVVIPQPARGLSWGVAYMATGYMAFKTILFFL encoded by the exons ATGACAACCCTGCTGAACAACATCAACGATGAGGTGTTCCGGACGTACGTCTTTTGGGCGGCTgttttggtggtgaaaatgctcGCCATGTCCTTGCTCACGGGCCGGCAGCGATTCCAGAAGAAG GTGTTTGCTAATCCCGAAGATATTAAATCCTCGAAGAAGGACGCTGTGCCGAAGTTTGACGACCCGGATGTAGAACGTGTACGTCGTGCTCATCGTAACGATCTGGAAAACATTTTGCCCTTCTTCACTATCGGCCTGCTGTATATGTTGACCAACCCGGAGCCGTTCATTGCCATTAACCTGTTCCGGGTTGTGGCCATCTGCAGGATCCTGCACACACTCGTCTACGCCGTGGTTGTGATTCCGCAACCGGCACGTGGCCTTTCCTGGGGTGTTGCTTATATGGCAACCGGCTACATGGCTTTCAAGACCATTCTATTTTTCCTTTAA
- the LOC128728611 gene encoding uncharacterized protein LOC128728611: MCCRPVGWSSFVVLGVLARLSLVFGGLLNDSTPAATTGARDARFLALGDASEEFSLYPTYWSSADFTGESTDGYDTTAEDDGEFVRLEEGGSDLNPDPYELDRPGQYGLGAGSYGSDGRYQELTSGDTSRTPLDEDSPYYPPMVADQSQDEPVVMAPPPSVSRVSEFVRGMLQRFGVYQYIEAYQNKGTTSSIESPVSTTDSTSTGGLTSHIQRIIPHRFRPHFVNTDKGLRNIPAQLNDGQLQLAPEDGTTGTTTTGQQNNGQSGKGTGAGAGGKTPGSTSTIGSLFSNFKRKLKAIYPGTVWCGDGNQAKSEDDIGFFYLTDTCCRAHDLCPITIAAGEQFNRLKNNGYFTRSHCDCDTQFFNCLKNANTLVSRQIGYTYFNLLKPQCFRFEHPKLNCTKRSKGKCQTYVVDEKQSKQWQWFDNLIF, translated from the exons ATGTGCTGCAGGCCTGTGGGTTGGTCGTCCTTTGTGGTGCTGGGAGTCCTGGCGAGGTTGTcgttggtgtttggtggacTTTTGAATGATTCCACACCGGCTGCTACTACGGGAGCTCGGGATGCGCGATTTCTCGCGCTAGGTGACGCCAGTGAAGAGTTCAGCTTGTATCCGACGTACTGGAGCTCCGCTGACTTCACCGGGGAGTCCACGGATGGGTACGACACGACGGCAGAGGATGATGGAGAGTTTGTGCGGCTAGAGGAGGGTGGATCGGATTTAAACCCTGATCCGTACGAGCTGGATAGGCCGGGGCAGTATGGATTAGGCGCAGGAAGTTATGGAAGTGACGGCAGATACCAGGAACTAACCTCCGGTGACACTTCG CGCACTCCCTTAGACGAGGACAGCCCCTACTACCCACCGATGGTGGCGGACCAGTCGCAAG ACGAACCAGTAGTGATGGCCCCCCCGCCGTCCGTATCACGTGTTTCAGAGTTTGTCCGGGGTATGCTGCAGCGTTTCGGGGTATATCAGTACATCGAGGCGTACCAGAACAAGGGCACGACCAGTAGTATCGAAAGTCCCGTTAGCACCACCGACAGTACCTCCACAGGGGGTCTAACCTCGCACATCCAGCGCATCATTCCGCACCGATTCCGGCCACACTTCGTCAACACGGACAAGGGTTTGCGCAATATTCCGGCACAATTGAACGACGGTCAACTCCAGCTAGCTCCGGAGGATGGAACTACTGGCACTACGACCACCGGGCAGCAGAACAACGGACAATCGGGGAAGGGAACTGGTGCTGGAGCGGGTGGTAAGACCCCAGGAAGTACCAGCACGATCGGTTCACTCTTCAGCAACTTCAAGCGCAAGCTCAAAGCCATCTACCCGGGCACAGTTTGGTGTGGAGATGGCAACCAGGCCAAGAGTGAAGATGACATCGGGTTCTTCTACCTCACTGACACCTGCTGCCGTGCGCATGATCTCTGTCCCATCACGATCGCGGCTGGTGAACAGTTTAACAGGCTGAAGAACAATGGCTACTTCACACG ATCTCACTGTGACTGTGATACACAATTCTTCAACTGTCTCAAGAACGCCAACACGCTCGTTTCGCGCCAAATCGGCTACACGTACTTCAACCTGCTGAAGCCCCAGTGCTTCCGGTTCGAGCATCCTAAGCTAAACTGCACCAAAAG AAGTAAAGGCAAATGCCAGACGTACGTGGTGGATGAGAAGCAGAGCAAACAGTGGCAGTGGTTTGATAATCTCATCTTTTAG